The proteins below are encoded in one region of Phycisphaerae bacterium:
- a CDS encoding GntR family transcriptional regulator: MSIAPPQNGSLRDQAYYRLRRLLILQQVREGERLRESHWAAKLSVNRTALREAFARLEAEGFVTKGPKTGYFVPALTNEDIREILDVRLILEGGAIERIIAAKNNTPTHLRAMRVACEQLERLVREEYMLGVAEADRRYHEALIEAAGNKRLVTLYQRAPLPIIHPEVISGHLWEVRVQKTLNEHRAILDAILKGSAEEAKAMLGTHLTERAIVPLHAG, translated from the coding sequence ATGTCAATAGCCCCCCCGCAAAATGGTTCACTTCGTGACCAGGCTTACTATCGTCTGCGCCGTCTGCTGATACTGCAACAGGTGCGTGAGGGAGAGCGGTTGCGAGAGTCACACTGGGCGGCGAAGTTGTCCGTGAACCGCACGGCCCTGCGAGAGGCATTTGCCCGATTGGAAGCCGAAGGTTTCGTGACCAAGGGGCCGAAGACGGGTTACTTCGTCCCGGCCCTGACGAACGAAGACATTCGCGAGATTCTTGATGTCCGCCTGATCCTGGAAGGCGGAGCCATTGAACGGATCATCGCCGCGAAGAACAACACCCCGACGCATCTGAGGGCCATGCGCGTCGCCTGCGAGCAGCTCGAGCGTCTGGTCAGGGAGGAATACATGCTGGGAGTGGCCGAGGCAGATCGCCGGTATCACGAAGCGCTGATCGAGGCGGCGGGTAACAAGCGGCTCGTGACGCTTTACCAACGGGCTCCTCTGCCGATTATCCACCCGGAAGTGATCAGCGGTCACTTGTGGGAGGTTCGCGTTCAGAAGACGCTGAACGAGCATCGTGCGATACTTGACGCCATCCTAAAGGGCAGCGCTGAAGAGGCGAAGGCGATGCTGGGCACGCACCTGACCGAGAGAGCCATCGTTCCTCTTCACGCGGGATGA
- a CDS encoding Gfo/Idh/MocA family oxidoreductase: MAKHRILIIGVGSIGERHTRTFQRTGRAELSICESNEQLRRTVAERYGINQTYAGLDEALNDDKFDIGLICTPSHLHVPMATRLVKARKHVFIEKPLSLSLYGISELMELTREKGVKAAVAYTYRSHPALRSMKEAIDSGRFGEPVQVIGTWGQHFPKYRPAYRQIYYTSRKTGGGAIQDVLTHAINAGEFLAGPVGRLMADCGHQVLEGVSVEDTVHVITRQNGDKVMGCYSLNQHQAPNENTVTVVCKKGTARWDLNNARWMSMAEPDAGWKTEFQFSTERDDIFVNQANIFMDAIEGKGNFACTLEEGLQTLRVNLTVLQAADKPNWQPLVAVPS; the protein is encoded by the coding sequence ATGGCGAAGCATCGGATTCTGATTATCGGGGTAGGGTCGATCGGCGAACGCCATACCCGAACGTTTCAGCGTACCGGCCGGGCCGAGTTGTCCATCTGCGAGAGCAACGAGCAGCTTCGCAGGACCGTGGCCGAACGATACGGGATCAACCAGACCTATGCCGGACTCGATGAGGCCCTCAACGACGACAAGTTTGACATCGGCCTGATCTGCACGCCCTCGCACCTGCACGTTCCGATGGCGACCAGGTTGGTGAAGGCACGCAAGCACGTCTTCATCGAAAAGCCGCTCAGTCTCTCGTTGTACGGGATTTCGGAACTGATGGAGCTGACCAGGGAGAAGGGCGTCAAAGCGGCGGTGGCTTACACCTACCGCTCGCATCCTGCCCTGCGGTCGATGAAGGAGGCCATTGATTCCGGGCGATTCGGCGAACCCGTGCAGGTCATCGGCACGTGGGGGCAGCATTTTCCCAAGTACCGCCCGGCGTACCGGCAAATCTACTACACCAGTCGCAAGACCGGCGGCGGAGCCATCCAGGACGTGCTCACCCACGCAATCAACGCCGGAGAGTTCCTCGCGGGCCCGGTCGGCAGACTGATGGCCGACTGCGGGCACCAGGTGCTCGAAGGTGTGAGCGTTGAGGACACGGTTCACGTGATCACCCGCCAGAACGGCGACAAGGTCATGGGCTGCTACAGCCTGAACCAGCACCAGGCACCCAACGAAAACACGGTCACCGTCGTCTGCAAGAAAGGCACCGCCAGATGGGATCTGAACAACGCCCGCTGGATGTCCATGGCCGAACCGGACGCCGGCTGGAAAACCGAGTTCCAGTTCTCCACCGAGCGGGACGACATTTTCGTCAACCAGGCGAACATTTTTATGGACGCCATAGAAGGCAAGGGAAACTTTGCCTGTACGCTGGAGGAAGGCCTGCAGACGCTGCGCGTGAATCTGACCGTCCTTCAGGCGGCGGACAAGCCGAACTGGCAACCTCTGGTTGCGGTGCCAAGCTGA
- a CDS encoding aldehyde dehydrogenase family protein, producing MNKCWPTQMYIGGRWVSGTGGKTMPVFNPATSEKLTEVAVADAADVDRAVAAARKAFDEGPWPWMDPLDRARYLWKIAEVLRRRAEEFSMTDTLNIGKPIRDTRGWDTPVSVQLFESYAGLVDKVAGKCFGTLPESFTFLSREPIGVVASIVPWNYPLTNAAIKLAPALACGNCVVLKPSEVAPLTALMLAEIAEEIGLPPGVLNVINGTGAETGSALVGHPGVDKISFTGRLATGRQIMKLAADGIKGVALELGGKTPNIVFPDARLEDAASAALMGIYCHLGQVCVAASRLLVHKSIHDEFVDRLLTRAKAFRQGDPTDERNHLGCIATPIHLKTIEQYVEKAKSEKALLLMGGCRPDDPALAKGCYYRPTLFDRVTPDMTIAREEVFGPVLAVMTFGDEDEAVRIANDSDFGLMACLWTQDGGRALRVARRLRVGKVAINGGGAFRSGSPMSGYKQSGIGSDLGHEEAVHEYTNSKVVLYSLATEIPAWPD from the coding sequence ATGAACAAATGTTGGCCAACACAGATGTACATTGGCGGGAGATGGGTCTCAGGCACGGGCGGCAAGACCATGCCGGTCTTCAATCCTGCCACAAGCGAGAAGTTGACGGAAGTGGCGGTGGCCGACGCCGCGGATGTTGATCGGGCGGTAGCCGCGGCACGCAAAGCATTTGACGAAGGGCCTTGGCCCTGGATGGATCCCCTGGACCGAGCCCGCTACCTGTGGAAGATCGCCGAGGTGCTCCGACGCCGGGCGGAAGAGTTCTCGATGACCGACACCCTCAACATCGGTAAGCCAATCCGCGATACGCGCGGCTGGGACACGCCGGTGTCCGTCCAGTTGTTCGAGAGCTATGCCGGCTTGGTCGACAAGGTGGCAGGCAAGTGCTTCGGCACCCTCCCCGAGAGCTTCACTTTTCTGTCCCGCGAGCCGATCGGAGTCGTGGCTTCGATCGTTCCCTGGAACTACCCGTTGACCAACGCGGCGATCAAGCTCGCTCCCGCCCTGGCCTGCGGCAACTGCGTGGTGCTCAAGCCGTCGGAAGTAGCTCCGCTGACGGCTCTTATGCTTGCCGAAATCGCCGAGGAAATCGGCCTGCCGCCGGGCGTGCTGAACGTGATCAACGGGACGGGTGCGGAAACCGGCTCGGCCCTCGTCGGCCATCCCGGTGTAGACAAAATCAGCTTCACCGGCCGTCTAGCCACCGGTCGGCAGATTATGAAGCTCGCAGCCGACGGCATCAAAGGGGTTGCCCTCGAGCTCGGCGGCAAAACGCCAAACATCGTCTTCCCTGACGCCCGACTCGAAGACGCGGCCAGCGCCGCCCTCATGGGCATCTACTGTCACCTCGGCCAGGTCTGCGTGGCCGCGTCGCGGTTGCTGGTTCACAAGAGCATCCACGACGAGTTCGTGGATCGCCTGTTGACCAGAGCCAAGGCGTTCCGCCAGGGAGACCCGACCGATGAGCGAAATCACCTTGGCTGCATCGCTACGCCAATCCATCTGAAGACCATTGAGCAGTACGTCGAGAAGGCCAAGAGCGAAAAAGCCTTGCTGCTTATGGGCGGCTGCCGGCCGGACGACCCCGCCTTGGCCAAGGGCTGCTATTACCGGCCGACACTGTTCGACCGCGTGACCCCCGACATGACCATCGCACGGGAGGAGGTTTTTGGACCGGTTCTGGCCGTGATGACTTTCGGCGATGAGGATGAGGCGGTCCGTATCGCTAACGACAGCGATTTCGGCTTGATGGCCTGCCTGTGGACTCAGGACGGCGGTCGGGCCCTGCGAGTCGCACGGCGGTTGCGCGTCGGCAAGGTCGCCATCAACGGCGGCGGGGCGTTCCGCTCCGGTTCGCCGATGTCCGGATACAAACAGAGCGGAATCGGGTCAGACTTGGGCCACGAGGAAGCCGTCCACGAATACACCAACAGCAAGGTTGTCCTCTATTCTCTTGCCACGGAGATACCCGCATGGCCGGATTGA
- a CDS encoding SDR family oxidoreductase encodes MSDTPQEPTIQEMFNLSGKVALITGACGWLVQSMCRALAEAGAGVVCADIPAAREKAQEVAKSLPVVGNARHYVTELDYMDAKSIDNCMADAVKQAGKVDILVNSGYERVTSDWRTVSGEQFTRQLQNATGVFLLSRAMRQHVVDRKGKGSIINIGSMYGIVGSYPDAYSDVPMCSPVAYHCLKGGILSMSRHMAVYWVGDGIRVNVLSPGPFPAPNVSPKMVERLSSKSPMKRMGKPHELKGALVFLASDASSYVTGANIVVDGGWMAW; translated from the coding sequence ATGAGCGATACCCCACAAGAACCGACGATCCAGGAAATGTTCAATCTCAGCGGCAAGGTCGCATTGATCACCGGAGCCTGTGGCTGGCTCGTTCAGTCGATGTGCCGGGCCCTGGCCGAGGCCGGCGCCGGCGTGGTCTGCGCCGACATCCCCGCGGCCAGAGAAAAAGCCCAGGAAGTGGCCAAGTCGCTGCCGGTCGTCGGCAACGCCAGACACTATGTTACCGAGCTCGACTACATGGACGCCAAGTCCATCGACAACTGCATGGCCGACGCGGTGAAGCAGGCAGGCAAGGTCGACATCCTGGTCAATTCCGGCTACGAACGGGTCACCTCGGATTGGCGAACGGTCAGCGGCGAGCAGTTTACCCGCCAACTCCAGAACGCTACCGGTGTGTTCCTCCTGAGCCGGGCGATGCGACAACACGTTGTCGACCGGAAAGGCAAAGGCAGCATCATCAACATCGGCTCGATGTACGGCATCGTCGGGTCATACCCGGATGCCTATAGCGACGTGCCGATGTGCAGCCCGGTCGCGTATCACTGCCTCAAGGGCGGAATTCTGTCCATGAGCCGGCATATGGCGGTCTATTGGGTGGGCGACGGCATCCGAGTCAATGTCTTGAGCCCCGGCCCGTTCCCGGCCCCGAACGTCAGCCCCAAGATGGTCGAGCGCCTCAGCAGCAAGAGCCCGATGAAACGCATGGGCAAACCCCACGAACTCAAGGGCGCTCTGGTCTTTCTGGCCAGCGACGCGAGCAGCTACGTCACCGGCGCGAACATCGTGGTCGACGGCGGCTGGATGGCCTGGTGA
- a CDS encoding aldolase/citrate lyase family protein has protein sequence MRRSTVKSKLLRKQPALCLQCHFTDQSVFELVALLGMDGIWMDLEHHNYSVETANGLIRATRVAKCDVVARAAKGEYMRFARLLEAGAHGLMYPRCDDAAEAAELVKWTKFYPIGKRGFDGGNGDMPYCSVPMADYMKAANEETFIIIQLEEQAAVDRADEIAAVPGVDILFLGPADFTTLSGIPGQWDHPKVWNAYKKIAKAAEKAGKWWGTPAFDTEHCRRLMDLGALFFCHSADIVIFKAGVENIQRQFSPLGFTFDNRLAAGRSYIEG, from the coding sequence ATGAGACGAAGCACAGTCAAGTCAAAACTGCTCCGGAAACAGCCCGCCTTGTGTCTCCAATGCCATTTCACCGACCAATCCGTTTTCGAACTGGTCGCTCTGCTGGGCATGGACGGCATCTGGATGGATCTCGAGCATCACAACTACAGCGTGGAGACGGCCAACGGGCTGATCCGCGCGACCCGGGTCGCCAAGTGCGACGTGGTCGCCCGGGCGGCCAAGGGCGAATACATGCGTTTTGCCCGGCTGCTGGAAGCCGGAGCACATGGCCTGATGTACCCGCGATGCGACGACGCAGCCGAAGCCGCTGAGCTGGTCAAGTGGACCAAGTTCTATCCTATCGGCAAGAGAGGGTTCGACGGCGGCAACGGCGACATGCCGTATTGCTCGGTGCCCATGGCTGACTACATGAAGGCCGCCAATGAGGAGACCTTCATCATCATCCAGCTCGAAGAGCAGGCGGCAGTCGACCGGGCCGACGAGATTGCCGCGGTGCCCGGCGTGGATATTCTCTTCCTGGGCCCCGCCGACTTCACTACCCTCAGCGGCATCCCCGGGCAGTGGGATCACCCCAAGGTCTGGAACGCTTACAAGAAGATTGCCAAAGCGGCCGAAAAGGCTGGCAAGTGGTGGGGAACGCCCGCGTTCGACACCGAGCATTGCCGCAGGTTGATGGACCTGGGGGCCCTGTTTTTCTGCCACAGCGCGGACATCGTCATCTTCAAAGCCGGCGTCGAGAACATCCAACGGCAGTTCTCGCCGCTCGGTTTTACTTTCGACAATCGCCTGGCCGCCGGCAGGAGTTACATTGAAGGTTGA
- a CDS encoding sulfatase-like hydrolase/transferase, producing the protein MNRLIVGLVCLVTPCCVVGRTPNVIVFLADDMGIGDVGCYGCGDIQTPQLDSLARAGVRLTNFYVASPICAPSRAALITGRYPNRIGMSTEKNIESGMDQPGIPSSEITLAELVRPQGYATAALGKWHLGSTHDTQPNAQGFDLFFGHHGSCIDAFSHMYYASLPYYHDLYRNRQEVFEDGMHMTDLITREAVRFIEENKSRPFLIYAAYNAPHYPMVAHGRFHRQYAHLPRARRDYAAMVAGLDESIGIIMGKINELGLTEDTFVFFTSDNGAADPSPRGEGGGSNAPYREYKRSLFDGGIHMPAIISWPKRVRGGQVRDQLAVAMDLFATVAEITGSRLPPDHVIDGRSWMPFLLDPSKPGHDVLYFEWDGQQAVRQGKWKVVRNGLMNMAQGRTTRATGDDVVFLVDLSADPGEKVNVCQEHPDVAQQLLRLHAQWQSMKAK; encoded by the coding sequence ATGAATCGATTGATTGTCGGGCTCGTCTGCCTGGTGACGCCCTGTTGCGTGGTCGGGCGCACCCCGAACGTAATCGTTTTTCTCGCCGACGACATGGGTATCGGCGACGTCGGCTGTTACGGTTGCGGTGACATTCAGACGCCCCAATTAGACTCTCTGGCCCGCGCGGGCGTCCGGTTGACCAACTTCTACGTGGCCTCGCCGATCTGTGCCCCGTCGCGGGCGGCGCTGATCACCGGCCGATATCCCAACCGGATCGGCATGTCCACCGAGAAGAACATCGAGTCGGGAATGGATCAACCAGGAATTCCCTCCTCGGAGATAACGCTTGCCGAACTCGTTCGCCCCCAGGGCTATGCGACGGCGGCTTTGGGCAAATGGCACCTCGGCTCCACGCATGACACCCAGCCCAATGCCCAGGGCTTCGACCTGTTTTTCGGCCATCACGGCAGTTGTATCGACGCGTTCTCGCACATGTACTACGCGAGCCTGCCGTATTACCACGACCTGTACCGCAATCGGCAGGAAGTGTTCGAGGACGGCATGCACATGACCGACCTGATCACGCGCGAGGCCGTGCGGTTCATCGAGGAAAACAAGAGCCGCCCGTTTTTGATCTACGCGGCCTATAATGCTCCGCACTATCCCATGGTCGCTCACGGACGCTTTCACCGGCAATATGCACATCTGCCGCGAGCCCGGCGCGACTACGCGGCGATGGTCGCAGGTCTCGACGAGTCGATCGGCATCATCATGGGGAAGATCAACGAACTGGGGCTGACCGAGGACACGTTCGTTTTCTTCACCAGCGACAACGGGGCGGCGGATCCCTCTCCCCGCGGCGAAGGGGGCGGCAGTAATGCCCCGTATCGTGAATACAAGCGGAGTCTCTTCGATGGCGGCATCCACATGCCGGCGATCATCAGTTGGCCCAAGCGGGTTCGCGGCGGGCAGGTCCGCGACCAGCTGGCCGTTGCGATGGATCTGTTCGCCACCGTCGCGGAGATCACCGGCTCGCGGTTGCCGCCTGACCACGTGATCGATGGTCGCAGTTGGATGCCGTTTCTGCTTGACCCTTCCAAGCCAGGCCACGACGTCCTGTACTTCGAGTGGGACGGGCAGCAGGCTGTTCGGCAGGGCAAATGGAAAGTGGTCCGCAACGGCCTGATGAACATGGCCCAAGGGCGAACGACCCGCGCCACGGGGGATGATGTCGTCTTCCTGGTCGACCTGTCAGCCGATCCGGGAGAAAAAGTCAACGTATGTCAGGAGCATCCTGATGTGGCTCAGCAACTCCTGCGCCTCCATGCACAATGGCAATCCATGAAGGCGAAGTGA
- a CDS encoding DSD1 family PLP-dependent enzyme, producing MAGLIGRPIEDLDTPALLLDWPAAQRNLRKMADFFRGRPAQLRPHFKNHKCSELARRQLKAGSAVGVTCAKLAEAEVLATAGVDDILIANQIVGPAKIDRLIALARRVPRLRVAVDDLEQTRLLARVAEASGLTVGVLIEIDIGMGRCGLPPGEPAVRMAAELATLKGIRLDGLQAYEGHLVAVADPQERQTRTQQAFEPALHTRQMLVDAGLPPGIISGGSTSTYAITGRIEGIDEIQAGTYVTMDNMYRKLTPEFEVALSVLSTVISRPRSDTNVLDVGLKGLGHEFGSPSPKEWLDGDCQSSLAEEHCIVRNGPDWRVGQKVELVPSHACTTCNLYRQLHVFEQGRIVDVWPIDASGCLT from the coding sequence ATGGCCGGATTGATCGGCAGACCGATCGAAGACCTTGACACTCCTGCGCTGCTGCTGGATTGGCCTGCGGCGCAGCGGAACCTGCGGAAAATGGCCGACTTCTTTCGCGGCCGTCCCGCTCAACTCCGACCACACTTCAAGAACCATAAGTGCAGCGAGCTGGCCCGACGTCAGCTCAAGGCCGGTTCAGCGGTGGGAGTTACCTGCGCCAAGTTGGCGGAGGCCGAGGTGCTGGCCACGGCCGGCGTTGATGACATCCTGATCGCGAACCAGATCGTCGGCCCGGCCAAGATCGATCGTCTTATCGCCCTTGCCCGCAGGGTGCCCAGGCTTCGCGTCGCCGTGGATGATCTGGAGCAAACGCGTCTCCTGGCCCGGGTGGCCGAAGCTTCTGGCCTGACCGTCGGAGTGCTGATCGAGATCGACATCGGCATGGGGCGCTGCGGCTTGCCGCCAGGGGAGCCGGCCGTCCGTATGGCCGCCGAGCTGGCGACCTTGAAAGGTATCCGTCTTGACGGCCTGCAGGCCTACGAGGGGCATCTGGTGGCCGTTGCTGATCCTCAGGAACGGCAGACCAGGACGCAACAGGCTTTCGAGCCGGCTTTGCACACGCGGCAAATGCTCGTGGACGCGGGACTTCCGCCGGGCATCATCAGCGGCGGCTCCACCTCGACCTACGCCATCACCGGACGCATCGAAGGTATCGACGAGATCCAGGCCGGCACCTACGTCACCATGGATAACATGTACCGCAAACTGACGCCGGAGTTCGAGGTGGCCCTCTCGGTGTTGTCCACGGTGATCAGCCGTCCCCGATCGGATACGAACGTTCTGGACGTCGGTCTCAAGGGCCTGGGACACGAATTCGGCTCCCCATCGCCCAAAGAGTGGCTCGACGGCGACTGCCAGTCATCGCTTGCCGAGGAGCACTGCATCGTCCGCAACGGCCCCGATTGGCGGGTCGGCCAGAAGGTCGAACTCGTACCCAGCCACGCCTGTACCACCTGCAATCTCTACCGGCAACTCCACGTCTTCGAGCAGGGTCGAATTGTCGATGTGTGGCCTATCGATGCAAGCGGCTGCCTGACATGA
- a CDS encoding sodium/solute symporter (Members of the Solute:Sodium Symporter (SSS), TC 2.A.21 as described in tcdb.org, catalyze solute:Na+ symport. Known solutes for members of the family include sugars, amino acids, nucleosides, inositols, vitamins, urea or anions, depending on the system.), translating to MPQTAPPCRKTPLIGCVMIIGGLVVADAAWGQTAAPASSSAAVPYGLTTLDWGIIAAYGAGMLGIGVYYARRTRNREDYLLGGRRMRSSSVGLSLFATLFSTITYLALPGEMISKGPVILWSMMAIPIAYVLVGYFIIPRFMEQRVTSAYEILETRLGVGLRLLAAIVFLVTRTLWMALIIYVTAEKIIVTMMDLPPDTAAWVTPVVAAAVGLLTVAYTSMGGLRAVVLTDVIQSIILLGGACLTIILITVKMGGVTAWWPSAWSPNWDHQPFFSFDPTVRVTVIGSILFMTIWWIGTAGSDQMAIQRYLATRDTKTARRVFLVTGLANILITTLLACVGFALLAFFTAHPDYLSAGALETKADIVFPLYIIHHVPPGLTGLILAALLAAAMSSLSSGVNSACSVISVDFIDRFRKVPAADSDAVQVKRIRIISFVSGFVAVVISLLMGQIKGMNIMEITVRTNHVFVAPLFMLFVLALFVRFATPIGAACGTLAGCAVAAVFACTNKVSFQWMSLAALLVDLLVAVPVSYWTYKEKPPASGVSAVSRDGVRQ from the coding sequence GTGCCACAAACCGCCCCGCCTTGCCGAAAGACGCCGCTTATCGGATGCGTGATGATCATTGGGGGGTTGGTCGTCGCCGACGCAGCCTGGGGGCAAACCGCGGCACCGGCGTCCTCGTCCGCTGCCGTGCCATACGGACTGACGACCCTGGACTGGGGCATCATCGCCGCATACGGCGCGGGCATGTTGGGCATCGGGGTTTACTATGCCCGCCGAACGCGCAACCGGGAGGACTATCTGCTCGGCGGGCGCAGGATGCGATCGTCGTCGGTCGGCTTGTCGCTTTTCGCGACGCTGTTCAGCACCATCACCTATCTTGCGCTGCCGGGCGAGATGATCAGCAAGGGACCGGTCATTTTGTGGTCGATGATGGCCATCCCGATCGCTTACGTTCTTGTCGGTTACTTCATTATCCCGCGATTCATGGAGCAGCGGGTCACCAGCGCTTACGAGATTCTCGAGACGCGCCTGGGTGTGGGGCTGCGTCTTCTTGCGGCGATCGTGTTCCTGGTCACCCGCACTCTCTGGATGGCCCTCATTATCTACGTGACCGCCGAGAAGATCATCGTCACGATGATGGACCTGCCTCCGGACACGGCGGCGTGGGTGACGCCGGTTGTCGCGGCCGCCGTGGGCCTGCTGACCGTGGCGTATACCAGCATGGGCGGCCTGCGGGCGGTCGTTTTGACCGACGTCATACAATCCATCATTTTGCTCGGCGGCGCCTGTCTGACGATTATTCTGATCACCGTCAAGATGGGAGGCGTCACGGCCTGGTGGCCAAGTGCCTGGTCACCCAACTGGGATCACCAGCCGTTCTTCAGCTTCGATCCAACCGTGAGGGTGACCGTGATCGGTTCAATCCTGTTCATGACCATCTGGTGGATCGGAACGGCCGGTTCAGACCAGATGGCCATTCAGCGCTACCTCGCCACGCGCGACACGAAGACGGCCCGGCGGGTCTTTCTGGTGACCGGACTCGCCAACATTCTGATCACCACGTTGCTGGCCTGCGTAGGTTTTGCCTTGCTGGCCTTCTTTACCGCCCACCCGGACTATCTTTCCGCGGGGGCGCTGGAGACGAAGGCGGACATCGTTTTTCCGCTCTACATTATCCATCATGTGCCGCCAGGCCTGACCGGTCTGATCCTGGCCGCTCTGCTGGCCGCGGCGATGTCCAGCCTGTCTTCGGGCGTCAATTCGGCCTGTTCTGTCATCAGCGTCGACTTCATCGATCGGTTCCGCAAGGTTCCCGCCGCCGATTCCGACGCCGTGCAGGTGAAACGGATTCGGATCATTTCGTTCGTGAGCGGATTTGTGGCCGTGGTCATCAGCCTTCTGATGGGCCAGATCAAGGGCATGAATATCATGGAGATCACGGTGCGCACGAACCACGTCTTCGTCGCGCCGCTGTTCATGCTCTTTGTCCTGGCGTTGTTCGTGCGGTTCGCCACACCGATCGGGGCGGCCTGCGGCACGCTGGCGGGATGCGCTGTGGCGGCAGTGTTTGCCTGCACCAACAAGGTCAGTTTCCAATGGATGAGCCTGGCGGCACTGCTGGTCGACCTGCTGGTAGCCGTTCCTGTCAGTTACTGGACCTACAAGGAAAAGCCTCCTGCATCGGGCGTTTCGGCCGTCTCGCGGGACGGCGTGCGGCAATGA